The Hymenobacter baengnokdamensis genome includes a region encoding these proteins:
- a CDS encoding ribonuclease D has product MKPTIHYLTTAAQVAEAAAHFATLPRIGIDLEFDDNRYRYGRHVALIQVFDGESVYLIDPLPLEPEMAAGLEPLFAVLRDPAVAKVFHSCKSDILLLDELFDVHCRTIVDTSVQFTLLALEDNNISLGRLIQSELGFEVDKGEQKSNWLKRPLTEAQKEYAANDVLYLFELTDRLAVRLQEQGRAQWAAEENLALEAVRYGRDELRPHLRLAGKFRIGPAELPLFRELYALRDRVARQLDRPSYMVLSNDRLAELAHQPIASHGALRNAGGLHPELKRAPYADELVALATADLVPDGPLPADQRRPQPFRRRFGGPVAARAEAREALLTTIKNHLATDYSPVLANTVLSNRLIGDVVEQGSLAALRPWQRQLLGETAARHGLEITELEDALQG; this is encoded by the coding sequence ATGAAGCCTACTATCCACTACCTCACTACGGCGGCCCAGGTGGCCGAGGCCGCCGCTCACTTCGCCACCCTGCCGCGCATTGGCATCGACCTGGAGTTTGACGACAACCGCTATCGGTACGGCCGTCATGTTGCCCTTATTCAGGTATTTGATGGAGAAAGTGTTTACTTAATTGACCCCCTTCCGCTGGAGCCCGAGATGGCCGCCGGGCTCGAGCCGCTGTTTGCGGTGCTGCGCGACCCCGCCGTGGCCAAGGTGTTTCACTCCTGCAAGTCCGATATCCTGCTCCTCGACGAGCTGTTTGATGTGCACTGTCGCACCATCGTCGATACCAGCGTGCAGTTTACCCTGCTGGCGCTCGAGGATAACAATATCTCGCTGGGCCGCCTGATTCAGAGCGAGCTGGGCTTTGAGGTAGACAAGGGCGAGCAAAAGTCGAACTGGCTGAAGCGCCCGCTTACCGAAGCCCAGAAAGAGTACGCGGCCAATGATGTGCTCTATCTTTTTGAGCTGACCGACCGCCTGGCAGTGCGCTTGCAGGAGCAGGGCCGGGCCCAGTGGGCGGCCGAGGAAAACCTGGCGCTCGAAGCCGTGCGCTACGGCCGCGACGAGCTGCGCCCCCACCTGCGCCTGGCCGGCAAGTTTCGCATCGGTCCGGCCGAGTTGCCGCTGTTTCGCGAGCTGTATGCCCTGCGCGACCGCGTGGCGCGGCAGCTCGACCGGCCCAGCTACATGGTGCTCAGTAACGACCGGCTGGCCGAGCTGGCGCATCAGCCTATTGCCTCGCACGGGGCCCTGCGCAATGCCGGAGGCCTGCACCCCGAGCTAAAGCGCGCGCCCTACGCCGACGAGCTGGTGGCCCTGGCTACCGCCGACCTGGTGCCCGATGGCCCGCTGCCCGCCGACCAGCGCCGGCCGCAGCCTTTTCGCCGCCGCTTTGGCGGCCCCGTGGCCGCGCGCGCCGAAGCCCGCGAAGCGCTGCTTACGACTATCAAAAATCATCTGGCGACCGATTACAGCCCCGTGCTGGCCAATACCGTGCTCAGCAACCGGTTGATTGGTGATGTGGTAGAGCAGGGCAGCCTGGCCGCCCTGCGCCCCTGGCAGCGCCAGCTGCTGGGCGAAACTGCTGCCCGTCATGGTTTGGAAATCACGGAATTAGAAGATGCGTTGCAGGGCTAG
- a CDS encoding SusC/RagA family TonB-linked outer membrane protein — MRKFLTPILVVAALPALAQSQVVTGRITGPDGSAIPGATIVERGTTNGVSSGPDGNFSLSVKPQATLVISSIGYTSQTVAVGGRSSLSVTLAASATDLSEAVVVGYGTQSKTDLTGSIAQISAKDVGNQPVQSFEQSIQGKAAGVFIESSSGKLGQGIRVRVRGVSSISGDTQPLYVVDGIPVLTDNLSSNGSATNPIADINPNDIESINVLKDASATAIYGSRATNGVVIVTTKRGRAGATKFSIGYQTGISNPTHLREFLNASQYIDLLTEARNNAGYSAASTASRLKIISAGQDPTSFNTDWQHQAFQRAPFSQYDLNASGGNDKTRFFISGQYSDQHGIIVGNRYQRMNARFNLDHQATDKLSFGINLGATRSVNDRLPNDDAFSSPMQIVALSPLTPLTDPRTGLISGALDPATGIYSTNFPFYYNPLLSIIGGSYKATTYRLLGNTYAQFKFTPELYFRSEVGVDFTNYDEEQYLGRVTSRNTNPTNGYGYNAAQVNTKLVINNYFNYHKTFAEQHLVDVTVGTAYEQGQLTGNSVTGTQFASDAYKTIVNASLITAGNSFNNGGNTLVSYFGRLSYAFAGKYLLGGSARLDGSSRFGSNHRYGLFSAASAGWLISEEDFLKGNPTLSLLKIRASIGKTGNQGFGNFGSRNLFSGTSGYVGVPGQAPSQLGNPDLTWESTTQYDAGLEYGFLDNRISGEFDAYFKNTNGLLLNQPVPLTTGFTSVARNVGSLENKGLEFVLTTRNLVGAFTWTTSFNAAINRNKITNLSGPAILGSNLSRAQEGQPLGVFVGPEYAGVDPANGDALYYVNATKADGTLDRSTTNDINGATSVVVGNPNPTWTGGITNTLSYKGIDLTATLVGVFGNQIYDGGAQYYSVGFNNGYDNQTIDQLGRWQKPGDITNIPKASLFTGNGTGASSRFVRNGDYGRLRTVVLGYNLPATLVKRGYLQSARVFVQALNLLTFTKYKGWDPEVSADYLTGGTSTSQNNINQGVDFYTAPQPRTFTAGVNLGF, encoded by the coding sequence ATGAGAAAATTTTTAACCCCCATACTGGTAGTAGCTGCGTTACCAGCGCTAGCTCAAAGCCAGGTAGTTACAGGACGTATAACAGGGCCTGATGGTAGCGCAATTCCAGGGGCTACTATTGTAGAACGCGGTACTACCAACGGCGTAAGCAGCGGACCAGATGGCAATTTTTCGCTTTCTGTTAAGCCTCAGGCTACACTTGTTATCAGTTCTATCGGTTACACCTCTCAAACCGTAGCAGTAGGAGGCCGCAGCTCGCTTTCCGTCACACTAGCAGCCAGCGCCACCGACTTATCTGAGGCAGTAGTTGTAGGCTATGGTACCCAGAGCAAGACTGACCTTACAGGTTCCATAGCGCAGATATCTGCCAAAGATGTTGGTAATCAACCCGTTCAGTCATTTGAGCAGTCTATTCAAGGTAAGGCAGCCGGCGTATTTATCGAAAGCAGTAGCGGCAAGCTAGGCCAAGGCATTCGGGTACGAGTACGAGGTGTGTCATCTATTAGCGGTGATACTCAGCCGCTATATGTAGTAGATGGAATTCCGGTACTCACCGATAATCTATCATCGAATGGTAGTGCCACTAATCCCATTGCCGATATTAACCCCAATGACATCGAAAGCATCAACGTGCTCAAAGATGCATCGGCTACGGCTATTTACGGCTCGCGAGCTACTAATGGCGTTGTCATTGTTACAACCAAGCGCGGACGGGCTGGGGCCACGAAATTCTCGATTGGCTATCAGACAGGGATAAGCAATCCAACCCATCTGCGAGAATTCTTAAACGCCTCGCAATATATTGATTTACTGACTGAAGCGCGAAATAATGCTGGTTACTCAGCAGCTTCGACAGCCAGCCGCCTGAAAATTATTTCGGCTGGCCAAGACCCAACCAGCTTCAATACTGACTGGCAGCACCAGGCATTTCAACGGGCTCCGTTCTCGCAGTATGACTTGAACGCGAGTGGCGGCAATGACAAAACCCGCTTCTTCATCTCAGGGCAGTATAGTGACCAGCATGGTATCATAGTTGGTAACCGCTACCAACGCATGAACGCACGTTTCAATCTCGACCATCAAGCAACTGACAAGCTGTCGTTTGGTATCAACCTCGGGGCTACGCGCTCGGTCAACGACCGCCTGCCAAACGATGATGCCTTCAGTTCCCCGATGCAGATTGTAGCCCTTTCGCCTCTTACACCCCTCACTGACCCACGTACGGGATTAATTAGTGGCGCCCTCGACCCAGCTACTGGTATCTACAGCACCAACTTTCCTTTTTACTACAACCCGCTACTGAGCATAATTGGCGGCTCATACAAAGCCACCACCTATCGGCTGCTAGGTAATACGTATGCTCAATTTAAGTTCACACCTGAGCTATACTTCCGCTCCGAGGTGGGCGTAGATTTTACCAACTATGATGAGGAGCAGTACTTGGGGCGTGTAACCTCACGCAATACCAACCCTACTAATGGGTATGGGTACAATGCAGCACAGGTGAATACTAAACTGGTAATCAATAACTATTTCAATTATCATAAAACCTTTGCTGAACAGCATTTAGTCGACGTCACTGTAGGAACGGCCTATGAGCAGGGCCAACTAACGGGCAATAGCGTAACAGGTACTCAGTTTGCCTCTGATGCTTACAAAACAATTGTCAACGCCTCGCTTATTACGGCTGGTAACTCCTTTAATAACGGTGGCAACACCTTGGTTTCGTACTTCGGCCGCCTTTCCTACGCATTTGCAGGTAAGTACCTGCTGGGCGGCAGTGCTCGTCTAGATGGCTCATCGCGCTTTGGCTCTAACCACCGCTACGGACTATTCTCCGCTGCCTCGGCTGGCTGGCTCATCTCAGAAGAAGACTTCCTAAAGGGAAATCCTACACTAAGCCTACTTAAGATACGGGCCAGCATTGGTAAGACTGGTAACCAAGGATTTGGCAACTTTGGGTCTCGCAACCTGTTTAGCGGTACGTCAGGTTATGTGGGCGTACCCGGTCAGGCACCTTCGCAACTCGGTAATCCCGACCTGACGTGGGAATCAACCACGCAATATGACGCTGGCTTGGAGTATGGCTTCCTCGACAACCGTATCTCGGGTGAGTTTGATGCATACTTTAAAAACACCAATGGCTTGCTGCTCAATCAGCCTGTGCCCTTGACTACTGGCTTCACCTCGGTTGCTCGCAATGTGGGTAGCCTCGAGAACAAGGGCTTGGAATTTGTGCTTACTACCCGTAACCTCGTGGGGGCTTTCACTTGGACGACCAGCTTCAATGCCGCCATCAACCGCAACAAAATCACGAATCTTAGTGGGCCTGCGATTTTGGGTAGCAACTTAAGTCGGGCGCAAGAAGGCCAGCCATTAGGCGTGTTTGTAGGGCCAGAGTATGCTGGAGTGGACCCCGCAAACGGTGATGCACTCTATTATGTAAATGCTACGAAGGCGGATGGCACCCTTGACCGCTCGACAACTAACGATATCAATGGGGCTACTTCCGTAGTAGTGGGCAATCCGAATCCAACATGGACAGGTGGTATAACCAACACGTTATCTTATAAAGGCATTGACCTGACGGCTACACTTGTTGGCGTATTTGGCAATCAGATTTATGATGGAGGAGCTCAGTATTATTCTGTAGGCTTTAACAACGGCTACGATAACCAGACCATCGACCAACTTGGCCGTTGGCAGAAGCCGGGAGATATTACCAACATTCCTAAAGCTTCTCTCTTCACTGGCAATGGTACGGGTGCTTCGTCACGCTTTGTACGTAACGGCGACTACGGTCGCCTACGAACCGTTGTGTTAGGTTACAACTTACCTGCCACCCTAGTTAAGCGCGGTTACCTGCAATCGGCACGCGTGTTTGTGCAGGCACTCAACTTGTTGACGTTTACCAAATACAAGGGCTGGGACCCCGAAGTAAGCGCTGACTACCTGACGGGTGGTACCAGTACCAGCCAGAATAATATCAACCAGGGAGTTGATTTCTACACCGCTCCACAGCCACGCACCTTCACGGCAGGCGTCAATCTGGGCTTTTAA
- a CDS encoding RagB/SusD family nutrient uptake outer membrane protein — MKKIVLGLLVAGLAAGTTTSCNKKLDVTPVDAIDANQALNTPDDVQAALVGSYTSLQAAESYNGYIQFMPDLLADNGDISYVGTYSQPQEFQRKAIRKDNSFVYSMWQRAYITINRTNNVLANLDKVTIAANKTRIEGEAEFIRSLTYFDLVRLYARDWSDGTPSSNPGVPLVLTPTTVVTDANNVKRNTVAEVYTQIIADLTKAEAELPASNGFFATKYAAAAILSRVYLQQGRFADAAAAANRVIASGSFSLDQSYADEFYQGGDLVSNTPEDIFTIQNSAQSGSNSGSNQLNNFYSQFQRGEVNVNDQLLNQFEPGDDRKNLFTLTSSQVYSDKFDAQYGTVKLIRLAEMYLTRAEANFRAGTTVGDTPLNDINLVRARVNLPALTSLTLPAILKERKLELAFEGFRLGDLKRNKESTTDPVANTPIAWNSPRLVFPIPLAEINANPNITQNQGY, encoded by the coding sequence ATGAAAAAAATAGTATTAGGTCTGCTGGTTGCCGGTCTGGCAGCGGGCACGACCACGAGCTGCAATAAAAAGCTCGATGTAACGCCCGTCGATGCTATCGATGCTAATCAGGCACTTAACACCCCCGACGATGTCCAGGCTGCCTTAGTAGGCAGTTATACCAGTCTGCAGGCCGCTGAGTCATACAACGGGTATATCCAGTTCATGCCAGACCTACTGGCAGATAATGGGGATATCAGTTACGTAGGAACTTACTCACAGCCTCAAGAATTCCAGCGCAAAGCTATTCGGAAGGATAATAGCTTTGTCTATTCAATGTGGCAGCGCGCCTACATTACCATTAACCGCACAAACAATGTGCTGGCCAACTTAGACAAGGTGACCATCGCAGCTAATAAGACGCGTATTGAAGGAGAAGCCGAGTTTATTCGCTCCCTGACGTACTTTGACTTGGTACGCCTTTACGCCCGCGACTGGAGCGATGGCACACCTAGCAGTAATCCAGGCGTACCGTTGGTGCTCACACCGACTACCGTCGTTACCGATGCGAACAACGTAAAGCGTAATACAGTTGCTGAGGTATATACCCAGATTATTGCCGACCTAACAAAAGCGGAAGCGGAACTGCCTGCCAGTAATGGCTTCTTTGCTACCAAATATGCGGCAGCGGCTATTCTTTCTCGCGTGTATTTGCAGCAGGGCCGCTTCGCTGACGCGGCGGCGGCGGCAAACCGTGTTATCGCTAGTGGGTCGTTCTCACTCGACCAGAGTTACGCCGATGAATTCTATCAGGGTGGTGACTTAGTGAGCAATACCCCGGAAGATATTTTCACTATTCAGAACTCGGCGCAGAGCGGTAGTAATAGTGGCAGCAATCAACTCAATAACTTCTATTCGCAGTTCCAGCGCGGAGAAGTAAACGTTAATGACCAACTTCTGAATCAGTTTGAACCAGGTGATGACCGGAAGAATCTGTTTACTTTAACCTCAAGTCAGGTCTATTCAGATAAATTTGATGCGCAGTACGGCACCGTAAAACTTATTCGTCTGGCTGAAATGTATTTAACCCGTGCCGAGGCGAACTTTCGCGCTGGCACAACGGTAGGTGATACACCCCTTAACGATATCAACCTTGTCCGTGCCCGCGTTAATCTACCCGCTCTGACGAGCCTGACACTACCTGCTATTCTAAAAGAACGTAAACTGGAGCTAGCTTTTGAAGGCTTTCGTCTTGGCGACCTTAAGCGCAACAAAGAATCGACTACCGACCCAGTTGCAAATACTCCCATCGCTTGGAATTCTCCTCGTCTGGTATTTCCAATACCACTGGCAGAAATTAATGCCAACCCTAACATAACACAGAATCAGGGCTACTAA
- the feoB gene encoding ferrous iron transport protein B: MVGATKDVRPAAPLPGLREMAPERLPRLALIGNPNSGKTSLFNQLTGLNQKVGNFPGVTVDRKTGIAQLGGQRRAEVVDLPGTYSLYPKSLDERVIADLLYNPRSPDYPDFVVVTVDASNLRRSLLLFSQLADLGLPAILALNMTDVAAERGIQLDVATLERELGVPVVPMNARRGVGLAALRIVMADRLAARPPAGRFWQPAPELRLLLAEIRQHFKLPNDYLALHYAHQFRQLHFLSEDDRQYLATLTEKAAFNSTAQQAAETVARYAHINELLLEVVTVTRTERREPASNRIDKVLTHRVLGYLIFLAILFLLFQAIFAWAQYPMQWIDQGISALSAAIQARFHGPLVRLLTEGVIAGLGGVLIFIPQIALLFAFLAVLEETGYMARVTFLMDKLMRPFGLSGKSVVPLISGLACAVPAIMGARTIESWKDRMLTIFVTPLMSCSARIPVYTVLVALVVPDEAWLGIFNLRGLVLMGLYLLGLTSALLSALLLKAVLKARERSYFIMEFPVYRWPRWKNVGLTIVEKVKAFVTQAGKVIIAISILLWVLASYGPGRRQEQAALQVQQTASAGHWSAAETERRVASARLENSYAGSFGHVLEPAIRPLGFDWKVGIALLTSFAAREVFVGTMSTIYSVGQDADLGTVQQKLAGEKDAQGRPFFTPVRALSLLVFYVFAMQCMSTLAVTYRETKSWRWPLGQLVYMTGLAYVASLFVWQVWGS, from the coding sequence ATGGTGGGCGCTACCAAGGATGTGCGGCCGGCGGCGCCGCTCCCCGGCCTGCGGGAGATGGCCCCGGAGCGCCTGCCCCGCCTGGCCCTTATCGGCAACCCCAACTCGGGCAAAACTTCGCTGTTTAATCAGCTGACGGGCCTTAACCAGAAGGTGGGGAATTTTCCCGGCGTTACCGTTGACCGCAAAACGGGCATTGCCCAGCTCGGCGGGCAGCGCCGGGCCGAAGTCGTGGATTTGCCCGGCACGTACTCGCTCTATCCCAAGAGCCTCGATGAGCGCGTTATTGCCGATTTGCTTTATAACCCGCGCTCGCCCGACTATCCCGACTTTGTGGTAGTGACCGTGGATGCCAGCAACCTGCGCCGCAGCCTGCTGCTGTTTTCGCAGCTCGCCGACCTGGGCCTGCCGGCCATCCTAGCGCTCAACATGACCGATGTAGCTGCTGAGCGCGGTATTCAGCTCGATGTAGCGACGCTGGAGCGGGAGCTGGGCGTGCCCGTGGTGCCGATGAATGCGCGCAGGGGCGTGGGCCTGGCCGCGCTGCGCATCGTCATGGCCGACCGCCTGGCCGCCCGGCCGCCGGCCGGCCGCTTCTGGCAGCCGGCGCCCGAGCTGCGGCTGCTGCTGGCCGAGATTCGCCAGCACTTTAAGCTGCCCAACGATTACCTGGCTCTGCACTATGCCCACCAGTTCCGGCAGCTGCACTTTCTGAGCGAAGACGACCGCCAGTACCTGGCCACGCTTACCGAAAAAGCTGCTTTCAACTCTACCGCCCAGCAGGCGGCCGAAACGGTAGCGCGCTACGCCCACATAAATGAGCTGCTGCTGGAGGTAGTGACCGTGACGCGCACCGAGCGCCGCGAGCCAGCTTCCAACCGCATCGACAAAGTGCTGACGCACCGCGTATTGGGCTACCTCATTTTTCTGGCAATTCTGTTTTTGCTGTTTCAGGCCATTTTTGCCTGGGCGCAGTATCCGATGCAGTGGATAGACCAGGGCATTTCGGCCCTGAGCGCCGCCATTCAGGCGCGTTTTCACGGGCCGCTGGTGCGGCTGCTCACGGAGGGCGTGATAGCCGGCCTGGGCGGGGTGCTGATTTTTATTCCGCAGATTGCCCTGCTCTTTGCCTTCCTGGCGGTGCTGGAAGAAACCGGCTACATGGCCAGGGTTACTTTTCTCATGGACAAGCTGATGCGTCCGTTTGGGCTCAGCGGCAAGAGCGTGGTGCCGCTTATTTCGGGGCTTGCCTGCGCGGTGCCGGCCATTATGGGCGCCCGCACCATTGAGAGCTGGAAAGATAGGATGTTGACGATATTCGTCACGCCCCTGATGTCGTGCTCGGCGCGCATCCCGGTATACACGGTGCTGGTGGCGCTGGTAGTGCCCGACGAGGCGTGGCTCGGCATCTTCAACCTGCGCGGGCTCGTGCTGATGGGCCTCTACCTGCTGGGGCTCACGTCGGCGCTGCTGTCGGCGCTGCTGCTGAAAGCCGTGCTCAAAGCCCGCGAGCGCAGCTACTTCATCATGGAGTTTCCGGTGTATCGCTGGCCGCGCTGGAAAAACGTGGGCCTGACGATTGTGGAGAAAGTAAAAGCCTTCGTAACGCAGGCTGGCAAGGTAATCATTGCTATCTCAATACTGCTGTGGGTATTGGCCAGCTATGGTCCGGGCCGGCGGCAGGAGCAGGCTGCCCTTCAGGTGCAGCAAACGGCCAGCGCCGGGCACTGGTCGGCTGCCGAAACCGAGCGGCGTGTGGCTTCGGCCCGCCTCGAAAACTCCTACGCGGGCTCTTTCGGGCATGTGCTGGAGCCCGCCATCCGGCCGCTGGGCTTCGACTGGAAAGTCGGGATTGCGCTGCTCACGTCCTTCGCGGCCCGCGAGGTATTTGTGGGCACTATGAGCACCATTTACAGCGTGGGCCAGGATGCCGACCTGGGCACGGTGCAGCAAAAGCTGGCCGGCGAAAAAGATGCGCAGGGCCGGCCGTTCTTTACGCCGGTGCGGGCCTTGTCGCTGCTGGTATTTTACGTGTTTGCCATGCAGTGCATGAGCACACTGGCCGTTACGTACCGCGAAACCAAAAGCTGGCGCTGGCCCCTGGGCCAGCTCGTGTACATGACCGGCCTGGCCTACGTGGCCTCGCTGTTTGTATGGCAGGTATGGGGGAGCTAA
- a CDS encoding FeoA family protein, which translates to MAIFRRSTAVAAPQPASGRRTANDLRPGESATVCCLKDPQMALKLLDMGCIPGTQVRLAGRAPSATRSCWCSEMKSTRCRCA; encoded by the coding sequence GTGGCTATTTTTCGTCGCTCCACCGCCGTGGCTGCTCCGCAGCCGGCCTCCGGCCGCCGCACCGCCAACGACCTGCGGCCCGGCGAATCGGCCACCGTATGCTGCCTGAAAGACCCGCAGATGGCCCTTAAGCTGCTCGATATGGGGTGCATTCCGGGTACGCAGGTGCGCCTGGCGGGCCGCGCCCCCTCGGCGACCCGCTCATGCTGGTGCTCGGAGATGAAGAGTACACGCTGTCGCTGCGCGTAA
- a CDS encoding carboxypeptidase-like regulatory domain-containing protein, whose amino-acid sequence MFQRLFYFALFVCIASGTVRAQSTSPTPSLLAGKIIDKATKEPLPFTSLSLKAEQTGALSNEFGVFQLPGPVKNDTDSLIVMALGYEHLAIAVEKGKPMANLVLEVSRRAIALKEVTVKGGKVKNLELGTSSNRPGDGLLQGQPGGQYAFFVKNDKNKRLGNIRSVSFYIGENGFPREPFRVRLYKPDGNYNSPNTDILTDNVVVSAPKGGQWYTVDLTPYNVVAPEEGFFVAMEWIVSGDKFFNTNFMDDSYTPYGQIMRPTFEFKESRTWTYSIAKGWTLLTMATAAGQHYNAMIKAEVDMIK is encoded by the coding sequence ATGTTTCAACGTTTATTTTATTTTGCACTATTCGTATGCATTGCCAGCGGCACCGTACGAGCCCAGTCTACTTCGCCCACTCCTTCGCTCTTAGCCGGCAAAATTATTGACAAAGCCACGAAGGAGCCCCTGCCGTTTACCTCCCTCAGCCTGAAGGCGGAACAGACCGGAGCACTCAGCAATGAGTTTGGGGTTTTTCAGCTGCCGGGGCCGGTGAAAAACGATACCGACTCGCTCATTGTAATGGCGCTGGGCTATGAGCATCTGGCTATCGCAGTAGAAAAGGGTAAGCCGATGGCCAACCTCGTGCTCGAAGTGAGCCGCCGCGCCATTGCCCTGAAAGAAGTAACGGTGAAAGGGGGCAAAGTGAAAAACCTGGAGCTGGGCACCAGCTCCAACCGGCCGGGCGATGGCCTGCTGCAAGGGCAGCCCGGTGGGCAGTATGCCTTTTTTGTTAAGAATGACAAAAACAAGCGGTTGGGCAACATCCGCTCGGTGTCGTTCTACATTGGCGAAAACGGCTTCCCCCGCGAGCCGTTCCGGGTGCGCCTCTACAAGCCCGATGGCAACTACAACTCGCCCAATACGGATATTCTGACCGATAACGTGGTAGTATCGGCCCCGAAAGGCGGCCAATGGTACACGGTTGACCTGACGCCCTACAACGTGGTAGCGCCCGAAGAAGGCTTCTTTGTGGCGATGGAATGGATTGTGAGCGGCGACAAGTTCTTCAATACCAACTTTATGGACGACAGCTACACGCCCTACGGCCAGATTATGCGCCCGACCTTCGAGTTCAAGGAAAGCCGTACCTGGACGTACTCCATCGCCAAAGGCTGGACGCTGCTGACGATGGCCACCGCCGCCGGCCAGCACTACAATGCCATGATTAAGGCAGAAGTGGACATGATTAAGTAA